One Phaseolus vulgaris cultivar G19833 chromosome 4, P. vulgaris v2.0, whole genome shotgun sequence DNA window includes the following coding sequences:
- the LOC137837873 gene encoding homeobox-leucine zipper protein HDG11: MEYGSGSPGDLHHHHDGSSDSQRRKKRYHRHTANQIQRLESMFKECPHPDEKQRMQLSRELGLAPRQIKFWFQNRRTQMKAQHERADNSALRQENDKIRCENIAIREALKNVICPSCGGPPINDDCYFDEQKLRLENAQLKEELDRVSSIAAKYIGRPISQLPPVQPIHISSLDLSMGSFASQGLGGPSLDLDLLPGSSSSMPNVPSFQPACLSDMDKSLMSDIASSGMEEMIRLLQTNEPLWMKGADGRDVLDLDTYERMFPKANGHMKNPNVHVEASRDSGVVIMNGLTLVDMFMDPNKWMELFPTVVTTARTIEVISSGMMGGHSGCLQLMYEELQVLSPLVSTREFYFLRYCQQIEQGLWAIVDVSYDFPQDNQFAPQFRSHRLPSGVFIQDLPNGYSKVTWIEHVEVEDKTPVHRLYRNMIYSGIAFGAQRWVTTLQRMCERIACLMVTSNSTRDLGGVIPSPEGKRSMMKLAQRMVTNFCASISASAGHRWTTLSGSGMNEIGVRVTVHKSTDPGQPNGVVLSAATTIWLPIPPQTVFNFFKDEKKRPQWDVLSNGNAVQEVAHIANGAHPGNCISVLRAFNTSQNNMLILQESCVDSSGSLVVYCPVDLPAINIAMSGEDPSYIPLLPSGFTISPDGQGEQDGGGASTSTSSGRVMGGSGGSLITVAFQILVSSLPSAKLNFESVTTVNSLIGNTVQQIKAALNCPSS, from the exons ATGGAGTATGGAAGTGGGTCTCCTGGTGATCTCCATCATCACCATGATGGTTCTTCTGATTCCCAGAGAAGGAAGAAGCGTTACCACCGTCACACAGCTAACCAGATTCAGAGGCTTGAATC GATGTTCAAGGAGTGTCCTCACCCTGATGAGAAGCAACGGATGCAGTTAAGTAGGGAGTTAGGCTTGGCGCCTAGACAGATCAAGTTTTGGTTCCAGAACAGGAGGACCCAGATGAAG GCTCAGCATGAGAGAGCTGATAATTCTGCACTGCGGCAAGAGAATGACAAGATACGTTGCGAGAACATAGCCATAAGGGAGGCCTTGAAAAACGTTATTTGCCCTTCTTGTGGTGGTCCTCCTATCAATGACGATTGTTATTTTGATGAGCAAAAGTTGAGATTGGAGAATGCTCAACTCAAAGAGGAG CTTGATAGAGTATCTAGCATTGCAGCTAAGTACATCGGAAGGCCAATTTCTCAACTCCCACCTGTTCAGCCTATTCATATATCTTCTCTGGACTTGTCAATGGGGAGTTTTGCAAGCCAAGGGTTGGGTGGCCCTTcacttgatcttgatcttcttcccgGGAGTTCATCGTCCATGCCGAATGTGCCTTCTTTCCAACCTGCGTGTCTTTCGGACATGGATAAGTCCCTCATGTCAGACATTGCCTCAAGTGGAATGGAAGAAATGATCAGGCTATTGCAGACAAATGAGCCCTTGTGGATGAAAGGTGCTGATGGGAGGGATGTCCTTGATCTTGATACCTATGAGAGAATGTTCCCCAAGGCTAATGGTCACATGAAGAACCCCAATGTTCATGTTGAGGCTTCAAGAGATTCAGGAGTTGTAATTATGAATGGCTTAACTTTGGTTGACATGTTCATGGACCCG AACAAGTGGATGGAGCTGTTTCCCACCGTTGTCACAACGGCAAGAACAATTGAGGTTATATCTTCTGGAATGATGGGGGGTCATAGCGGTTGTTTGCAATTG ATGTATGAGGAGTTGCAAGTGCTTTCTCCACTTGTTTCTACTAGAGAGTTCTACTTCCTGCGTTACTGTCAGCAAATTGAACAAGGCTTGTGGGCAATAGTAGATGTTTCATATGATTTTCCTCAAGACAACCAATTTGCTCCTCAATTTCGATCTCATCGTCTGCCTTCTGGTGTCTTCATCCAAGACTTGCCTAATGGATATTCCAAG GTTACCTGGATTGAACATGTAGAGGTTGAAGATAAAACTCCAGTTCATAGGCTCTATAGAAACATGATTTATAGTGGCATTGCATTTGGAGCACAAAGATGGGTAACTACACTTCAGAGGATGTGTGAAAGGATTGCTTGTCTAATGGTGACCAGCAATTCCACCCGCGATCTTGGGGGAG tGATTCCCTCACCTGAGGGGAAGAGAAGCATGATGAAACTTGCACAAAGGATGGTTACCAATTTTTGTGCAAGCATTAGTGCATCAGCTGGGCACCGATGGACCACTCTCTCTGGTAGTGGGATGAATGAGATTGGAGTCAGAGTCACTGTGCATAAGAGCACAGACCCTGGCCAACCTAATGGTGTGGTGCTAAGTGCAGCCACCACCATTTGGCTCCCAATCCCTCCGCAAACTGTGTTCAATTTCTTCAAGGATGAAAAGAAAAGACCTCAG TGGGATGTTCTTTCCAATGGCAATGCTGTGCAAGAGGTTGCTCACATAGCGAATGGAGCACACCCTGGTAACTGCATATCTGTGCTTCGG GCTTTCAACACAAGTCAAAACAACATGCTGATCCTCCAGGAGAGCTGTGTGGACTCTTCAGGTTCCCTAGTGGTGTATTGTCCAGTTGATCTTCCAGCCATCAACATAGCAATGAGTGGTGAAGACCCTTCATACATTCCCCTCCTTCCCTCAGGCTTCACCATTTCACCTGATGGGCAAGGTGAGCAAGATGGTGGAGGGGCCTCAACCAGCACAAGTTCAGGCAGGGTGATGGGGGGCTCTGGGGGATCACTCATCACTGTTGCATTCCAAATCCTAGTGAGCAGTTTACCATCTGCAAAACTGAACTTTGAGTCGGTGACCACTGTTAATAGCCTCATCGGCAACACTGTCCAGCAAATAAAGGCTGCCTTGAATTGTCCTAGTTCCTGA